The Marinobacter sp. SS13-12 sequence TGATGCCGCCTTCGGACCCGTCCTGTCGCCAGTTTCGTACGCTCTCCGACATGCTGAATGTGCGGTTACGCCAGCTTCCCCCGCGAAAGGCCGGGATTGCAGCCTACTGGCACCGGGTATCGACGGCACCGGGGGAATCTGCTCCGGCCACTCTTAATAGTGACCCCGGCCAGCCAGTGGATCCAGCGGCGGAATGTAAGCGACTGATCGCCGATATTGGCAAAGTGCTGACCAATAGCAATGATGCGGCCTTGCTGCGTTATGAAGCGTTCAATGGCTTTTTTGCACTGCTGGGGCGCACTATGGATGCAGACACGATCGAAATCCTCCAGACAGGCCTGGCCGCTCTCGACTGGGAACGGCTTGGCAAGGATCAGCGGGCCCATCTGGCCACCCACCTTCACCACGTAGCCAGCCAGATTGATCCGGACTCTGTCCAGCGCGATTCCATTCAGCACGACTCAGTCAAGAACAGGGCGCAGCAGGGCGGGCCCGGAAGGGGGCGTGAGCCCTACTATGACCGTATCAGCTTTGGCGACCAGAGCCGGCTGGTGAGAGCGCTCAAGGAGCAGCCTTCCGATATTTCCCTGGATCAGTTGTTACGGTCCCTGGCGGATACTGACAGGAACGGATCCTGACTGTTTTTTGTCTCTTCTTTATTCCAGGAAATCACCTTATATTATTGTCATTTTTTTTACGTTCTTTGTAGCGTAACTTTGCAGTGTGTCACCGCACTGTAATGGCGTCTGTGCAAATATTGACCTTATTCCCCGGAATCGTGGCCCGCAATATGCAGTGGTCAGGAAACCGTTATTTTTAATCTGAAACCAACTGCACTTATTGGCTGCACAGTGACTACGAGAAGGAGTTCACGCCATGGAAAAACAGCACCTACAGACCGGAACGTCGGCGTCCGGCGTTCTTGAACAGCTTCGCGGCAAACACGTGCTTGTCACCGGTACTACAGGATTTCTCGGTAAGGTAGTGCTGGAAAAGCTGATCCGTGCGGTACCCGATATCGGCGGCATACACCTTCTTATACGGGGCAACAAGCGCTACCCAGTAGCCCGGGAGCGTTTTAACAACGAGATTGCCAGTTCGTCGGTATTCGAACGTCTCCGGCAAGACGATAACGAAGCCTTCGAGAATTTTCTGGAAGACCGCGTTCACTGCATTACCGGTGAGGTCACGGAGCCCCGATTCGGCCTGACGCCGGACCGCTTCCAGGCGCTTGCCGGCCAGGTCGATGCCTTTATCAATTCCGCGGCCAGCGTCAACTTCCGGGAAGAACTCGATAAGGCGCTGAAAATCAACACCCTGTGCCTGGAGAATGTGGCGGCCCTGGCAAGGCTGAACAGTAAGATGGCCGTGATCCAGGTATCCACCTGTTACGTGAATGGCAAGAACTCCGGGCCGGTGACCGAATCCGTTATCAAGCCTGCCGGCGATGCCATTCCCCGCAGTACCGATGGTTACTATGAAATTGATGAGCTGGTGCATCTGCTGCAGGACAAGATTGCCGATGTTCGCTCCCGTTATTCCGGCAAACTGCTTGAAAAGAAACTGGTGGACCTGGGGATTCGCGAAGCCAACATTTACGGCTGGAGCGATACCTATACCTTTACCAAGTGGCTTGGCGAGCAGTTGCTGATGAAGGCGCTGTCAGGCCGGTCACTGACCATCGTACGCCCATCCATTATCGAGAGCGCCCTGGAAGAGCCTTCGCCTGGCTGGATTGAGGGTGTGAAGGTTGCCGATGCCATTATTCTGGCTTATGCCCGAGGCAAGGTGTCGCTGTTCCCCGGCAAACGCAGTGGCATCATTGATGTGATTCCGGTGGACCTGGTTGCCAACAGCATCATCCTGTCCCTGGCTGAAGCGATGACAGAGCCGGCCCAGCGACGGATTTACCAGTGTTGCAGCGGCAGTTCCAATCCGATTTCACTGGGTAAGTTCATTGACCACCTGATGGCCGAGGCGAAGTCCAACTACGCTGACTATGAACAGTTGTTCTATCGCCAGCCCACCAAGCCTTTTATTGCCGTAAACCGCAAACTGTTCGATGTGGTGGTGGGTGGTATGCGACTGCCGTTGTCCATCGCCGGCAAGGCGCTGAGGCTGGCGGGCCAGAACCGGGAGCTGAAAGTTCTGAAAAACCTGGATACGACCCGGTCGTTGGCCACCATCTTCGGGTTTTACACGGCGCCGGATTATGTTTTCCGCAACGATGGACTGATAGCGCTGGCCTCCCGTATGGGCGAACTGGACCGGGTGTTGTTTCCGGTGGATGCTCGCCAGATTGATTGGCAACTCTACCTGCGCAAGATTCACCTGGGCGGGCTCAATCGTTACGCCCTCAATGAACGCAAGCTGTATAGCCTGCGCGCCGCCCAGCCCCGAAAGAAAGCAGCGTAAAACCTGCAGGATGTCGGATCCCCGCCTCCCGGGGATCCGCTTTTCACTTGTTGTTTCTGCCAGTGGGTCTATCCTTTATGGCAGGTTCCTGAACAACAGCGTCACCCCTTGTGAAGTCGTCATTCTGGCTAAAAGTGCTGGCGCATTAGGACGTTAGTCTAATTCATTGTTCACTGGCACGCATGTTGAACTATGGGTATCCGTCTTCAGGGCTTTTTTGCCCGCACGCTCTACATTACAAAACCGATAATGACAACAGACTCTAACTAAAGGGGGAGCACAATGACTGATAAACAGGTTTATCCGGTAAGCCCGGATGTGGCCAAAAGGGCCCTGCTGAACCGGGATCAGTACGAGAAAATGTATCGCCAGTCGGTAGACGACCCGGAAACCTTCTGGGCCGAACACGGCAAACGCCTTGACTGGATCAAGCCGTACTCCAAGGTGAAAAACACCACGTACGATTACGACAACCTCTCCATCAAGTGGTTTGAAGACGGCCAGCTGAATGCGGCCGCCAACTGCCTCGACCGTCACCTGGAAAAGCGCGGTGACCAGACAGCGATTGTTTTCGAAGGTGATGACCCCGCCAATTCCCGTAATGTGACCTACCGCGAACTGTACGAAGAAACCTGCAAGTTCGCCAACGTCCTGAAAGATCAGGGCGTCAAGAAAGGCGATGTGGTCACCATTTACATGCCCATGATCGTGGAAACCGGTGTTGCCATGCTGGCTTGTGCCCGTATCGGTGCGATCCACTCTGTTGTCTTCGGTGGTTTCTCGCCGGAAGCACTCGGCGCCCGCATTGCCAACGGCAAATCCCGCTTTGTCGTAACCGCTGATGAAGGCGTTCGCGGTGGCCGCAAGATTCCGCTGAAGAAGAATGTGGACGCGGCACTCAATAATGAAGCCGGTGCTGACGTCGACAAGGTAATTGTGGTCAAGCGCACCGGTGGCGATGTGCCCTGGAAAGATGGCCGTGACCAGAGCTATGAAGAGCTGATGAAGGGCGCGTCTACGGATTGTCCTGCCGAGCCAATGAACGCGGAAGATCCGCTGTTCATGCTCTACACCTCAGGCTCCACCGGCGCTCCGAAAGGCGTGCTGCATACCACGGGTGGTTACATGGTCTTCACCTCCATGACCCACGAATACGTGTTCGATTACCACGACGGCGACGTTTACTGGTGTACAGCAGACTTCGGCTGGGTCACCGGCCATAGCTATATTCTGTATGGCCCGCTGGCTAACGGTGCAACCACCGTGCTGTTCGAGGGTGTGCCCAACTACCCGGACACCTCCCGCATGGGTCAGGTGGTGGACAAGCACAAGGTGAATATCCTCTACACCGCGCCCACCGCCATCCGCGCCCTGATGGCGGAAGGCGAGTCCTGCATGGACGGCACTACCCGCGAAAGTCTGCGCCTGTTGGGCTCCGTGGGTGAACCGATCAATCCCGAAGCCTGGGAGTGGTACCACCGCGTTATCGGTAACAGCAAGTGCCCGATTGTCGACACCTGGTGGCAGACAGAAACCGGCGGCATCCTGATTTCGCCGCTGCCCGGCGCTATCGACCTGAAGCCAGGGTCGGCCACAGTGCCGTTCTTCGGCGTTAAGCCTGCGCTGGTGGACAACGATGGCAACATCCTGGAAGGCAAGACTGAGGGTAACCTGGTTATCCTTGACAGCTGGCCCGGCCAGATGCGCACCATCTATGGTGACCATGAGCGCTTCAAGCAAACCTACTTCAGCACCTACAAGGGCATGTACTTTACCGGTGACGGTGCCCGCCGTGACGAAGACGGTTATTACTGGATTACCGGCCGCGTGGACGACGTGTTGAACGTGTCTGGCCACCGTCTGGGTACCGCCGAGGTCGAGAGTGCCCTGGTAT is a genomic window containing:
- the acs gene encoding acetate--CoA ligase; protein product: MTDKQVYPVSPDVAKRALLNRDQYEKMYRQSVDDPETFWAEHGKRLDWIKPYSKVKNTTYDYDNLSIKWFEDGQLNAAANCLDRHLEKRGDQTAIVFEGDDPANSRNVTYRELYEETCKFANVLKDQGVKKGDVVTIYMPMIVETGVAMLACARIGAIHSVVFGGFSPEALGARIANGKSRFVVTADEGVRGGRKIPLKKNVDAALNNEAGADVDKVIVVKRTGGDVPWKDGRDQSYEELMKGASTDCPAEPMNAEDPLFMLYTSGSTGAPKGVLHTTGGYMVFTSMTHEYVFDYHDGDVYWCTADFGWVTGHSYILYGPLANGATTVLFEGVPNYPDTSRMGQVVDKHKVNILYTAPTAIRALMAEGESCMDGTTRESLRLLGSVGEPINPEAWEWYHRVIGNSKCPIVDTWWQTETGGILISPLPGAIDLKPGSATVPFFGVKPALVDNDGNILEGKTEGNLVILDSWPGQMRTIYGDHERFKQTYFSTYKGMYFTGDGARRDEDGYYWITGRVDDVLNVSGHRLGTAEVESALVSHDKVAEAAVVGYPHEIKGQGIYVYVTLVHGEEPSDELKKELVQWVRKEIGPIASPDVIQWAPGLPKTRSGKIMRRILRKIASNEHDQLGDTSTLADPGVVDDLISGRANK
- a CDS encoding fatty acyl-CoA reductase, producing the protein MEKQHLQTGTSASGVLEQLRGKHVLVTGTTGFLGKVVLEKLIRAVPDIGGIHLLIRGNKRYPVARERFNNEIASSSVFERLRQDDNEAFENFLEDRVHCITGEVTEPRFGLTPDRFQALAGQVDAFINSAASVNFREELDKALKINTLCLENVAALARLNSKMAVIQVSTCYVNGKNSGPVTESVIKPAGDAIPRSTDGYYEIDELVHLLQDKIADVRSRYSGKLLEKKLVDLGIREANIYGWSDTYTFTKWLGEQLLMKALSGRSLTIVRPSIIESALEEPSPGWIEGVKVADAIILAYARGKVSLFPGKRSGIIDVIPVDLVANSIILSLAEAMTEPAQRRIYQCCSGSSNPISLGKFIDHLMAEAKSNYADYEQLFYRQPTKPFIAVNRKLFDVVVGGMRLPLSIAGKALRLAGQNRELKVLKNLDTTRSLATIFGFYTAPDYVFRNDGLIALASRMGELDRVLFPVDARQIDWQLYLRKIHLGGLNRYALNERKLYSLRAAQPRKKAA